Proteins encoded by one window of Aphis gossypii isolate Hap1 chromosome X, ASM2018417v2, whole genome shotgun sequence:
- the LOC114127863 gene encoding uncharacterized protein LOC114127863, protein MAKNNKQCFEFDRTDRLRRTIFLEDSSEDELFEYNNKTKIREDSWNKPPTSLIKPKTKVKVGGRADSLPISIKQVKVIKKRKPLVDRLTTVKASNVKPKEVEPNIIKIENNKQVINNASTKTKRQV, encoded by the exons ATGGCAAAAAACAATAAGCAATGTTTTGAATTTGACCGAACCGATCGATTACGCAGAACGATATTCCTTGAAGACTCCTCTGAGGACGAATTGtttgaatacaataacaaaacgaaaataa GGGAGGATAGTTGGAATAAACCACCTACCAgtttaataaaaccaaaaacaaaagTCAAAGTTGGAGGCCGTGCTGATTCCttacctatatctataaagcaagttaaagttattaaaaaaagaaaaccatTAGTTGATCGTTTGACCACCGTTAAAGCGTCTAACGTGAAACCGAAAGAAGTGgaaccaaatattattaaaatcgaaaataataaacaagtgATTAATAATGCGTCAACAAAAACCAAACgacaagtataa